The following proteins are co-located in the Bacillus pumilus genome:
- a CDS encoding YkvI family membrane protein, with amino-acid sequence MKRSNESAFQLAFVYVGTVVGAGFATGKEIVEFFVRFGWIGLLGILISGAIFTLLGAKLMLISKRIEAESYQDMNRFLFGAAASRYINVVMFFILLGVTSVMLSGAGAIFEEQLGISKEYGIFMTIILSVIVLFKGSKGLFGVNVLVVPMLIFFSLIVFLDSFVFSSSESYVLALQMGEGEWMLSAVSYGAFNLALSQAVLVPVANEMTSEAVIKKGAVFGGIMLTLILLACFLSLSSLDMLEAYDIPMAQVVYQVANSIHLIYLFVIFGEVFTSVIGNLYGLERQVRAYIRMKSIYTISLILLCCYVISKIGYGTLISTVYPIFGYVSIFFILFLCLKKVPKSFNR; translated from the coding sequence ATGAAACGTTCAAATGAATCCGCTTTTCAGCTTGCCTTTGTATATGTAGGAACTGTAGTTGGAGCTGGGTTTGCGACAGGAAAAGAAATCGTAGAATTTTTTGTTCGTTTTGGCTGGATTGGGTTGCTGGGAATTCTGATTAGCGGCGCTATTTTTACTCTGCTTGGCGCAAAATTGATGCTTATTTCTAAACGAATTGAAGCAGAGTCTTATCAAGATATGAATCGTTTTTTATTTGGAGCAGCTGCGAGTCGATATATTAATGTCGTCATGTTTTTTATTTTACTTGGTGTCACCTCAGTGATGCTTTCTGGCGCAGGGGCTATTTTTGAGGAGCAGCTTGGTATATCGAAGGAATATGGGATTTTTATGACGATCATTCTGAGCGTCATTGTGCTTTTTAAAGGATCAAAAGGATTATTTGGTGTCAACGTACTCGTTGTTCCGATGCTTATTTTCTTTTCATTGATCGTGTTTCTTGATTCATTTGTTTTTAGCAGCAGTGAAAGTTATGTTCTTGCGCTGCAAATGGGAGAGGGCGAATGGATGTTGTCTGCCGTTTCATATGGTGCCTTTAATTTAGCGCTGTCTCAAGCTGTGTTAGTGCCGGTCGCAAATGAAATGACATCAGAAGCTGTGATTAAAAAGGGAGCGGTCTTTGGGGGCATCATGCTCACACTTATTCTGCTTGCTTGCTTTTTATCTCTTTCTTCATTAGACATGCTGGAGGCGTATGATATTCCAATGGCCCAAGTGGTGTATCAAGTAGCAAACTCTATTCATCTCATTTATTTATTCGTGATCTTCGGTGAAGTCTTTACATCCGTCATAGGCAATTTATATGGGCTGGAAAGACAAGTGAGGGCGTATATCCGAATGAAAAGCATCTATACGATATCTCTTATCCTCCTATGCTGTTATGTGATCAGTAAAATTGGATACGGTACACTGATTTCAACGGTTTACCCTATTTTCGGTTATGTCAGTATCTTTTTTATCCTCTTTCTTTGTCTGAAAAAAGTGCCTAAATCGTTTAATAGGTAA
- the queC gene encoding 7-cyano-7-deazaguanine synthase QueC has protein sequence MKNEKAVVVFSGGQDSTTCLLWALQQFEEVETVTFHYNQRHQEEIDVAKRIADKLGVKNHLLDMSLLNQLAPNALTRDDIDIVEKEGELPSTFVPGRNLVFLSFASILAYQIGARHIITGVCETDFSGYPDCRDEFVKSCNVTVNLAMEKPFVIHTPLMWLNKAETWKLADELDALDFVKNETLTCYNGIISDGCGECPACKLRKNGYDTYMKMKEAK, from the coding sequence TTGAAAAATGAAAAAGCAGTCGTTGTTTTTAGCGGGGGACAGGACAGTACGACATGTTTATTATGGGCACTTCAACAATTTGAAGAGGTAGAAACCGTAACCTTTCATTATAATCAGCGCCATCAAGAAGAAATTGATGTAGCCAAAAGAATCGCTGACAAGTTAGGCGTGAAGAATCATCTATTAGATATGTCTCTTTTGAATCAGCTGGCACCAAATGCTTTAACAAGAGATGACATAGACATTGTGGAAAAAGAAGGAGAGCTGCCTTCCACATTTGTTCCAGGGAGAAACTTAGTCTTCTTATCCTTTGCCTCTATTCTTGCGTATCAAATCGGAGCAAGACATATTATCACAGGTGTTTGTGAGACAGACTTTAGCGGCTACCCAGATTGCCGAGATGAGTTTGTGAAATCTTGCAACGTCACAGTGAATTTGGCGATGGAAAAACCATTTGTCATCCATACACCACTAATGTGGCTCAATAAAGCAGAAACATGGAAGCTTGCCGATGAGCTGGATGCGCTAGACTTTGTGAAAAATGAAACGCTCACTTGCTACAATGGCATCATTTCTGATGGCTGCGGGGAATGTCCCGCTTGTAAGCTTCGGAAAAACGGCTATGACACTTATATGAAAATGAAGGAGGCGAAATAA
- the queD gene encoding 6-carboxytetrahydropterin synthase QueD encodes MLSQIYPQTNHPFSFELNKDMHLSAAHFIPREDAGACSRIHGHTYTINITIAGDNLDESGFLVNFSTLKKLIHGQYDHTLLNDHEEFSSNDPYAMPTTEVVAKTVHDKVAAYLSTLANRPTCVQVFVRETPTSYCIYRPKRVELNG; translated from the coding sequence ATGCTTTCTCAAATCTATCCACAAACGAATCACCCATTTTCATTTGAATTGAACAAAGATATGCATCTATCTGCAGCACATTTCATCCCAAGAGAAGATGCCGGTGCATGCAGCCGCATACATGGTCATACGTATACGATTAATATCACGATTGCAGGAGACAATCTGGATGAATCAGGTTTTCTTGTCAATTTCAGTACGCTGAAAAAGCTCATTCATGGGCAGTACGACCACACGCTGCTTAACGACCATGAAGAATTTTCATCAAACGATCCATACGCCATGCCAACCACTGAGGTTGTCGCAAAGACCGTACATGACAAAGTAGCGGCATACTTATCGACTTTAGCGAACAGACCGACATGTGTTCAGGTCTTTGTCAGGGAGACACCAACAAGCTATTGCATTTACCGGCCGAAACGAGTTGAGCTCAATGGCTAA
- the queE gene encoding 7-carboxy-7-deazaguanine synthase QueE, producing MAKAIPVLEIFGPTIQGEGMVIGQKTMFVRTAGCDYSCSWCDSSFTWDGSAKQDIQWLQAEDIVKELKRIGGQAFSHVTISGGNPALLKQMESLIDLLHEEGIDTALETQGTMYQDWFLKIDDLTISPKPPSSNMKTDFTKLTRIIDELKNGNRLQHASLKVVIFDDRDLAYAKDVHAKYPELPFYLQVGNDDTTTADDASLLTHLLKKYEALIDQVAQDPELNRVRVLPQLHTLLWGNKRGV from the coding sequence ATGGCTAAAGCGATTCCTGTATTAGAAATCTTTGGTCCAACCATCCAAGGAGAAGGAATGGTCATTGGACAAAAAACAATGTTTGTCAGAACGGCTGGCTGTGACTACTCTTGCAGCTGGTGTGATTCATCATTTACATGGGATGGGTCAGCTAAGCAGGATATTCAGTGGCTTCAAGCAGAAGATATTGTGAAAGAGCTGAAAAGAATAGGTGGACAGGCTTTCTCTCATGTCACCATTTCAGGAGGGAATCCTGCGTTATTAAAACAAATGGAATCACTCATTGATTTGCTGCATGAAGAAGGGATCGATACAGCGCTTGAAACACAAGGAACGATGTATCAGGATTGGTTTTTAAAAATTGATGATTTAACCATTTCTCCAAAGCCGCCAAGCTCGAATATGAAAACAGATTTTACGAAACTGACACGTATTATAGATGAATTGAAAAATGGAAACAGATTGCAGCATGCAAGCCTAAAGGTCGTGATTTTTGATGATCGTGATTTAGCCTATGCGAAGGATGTTCATGCGAAATACCCAGAGCTTCCTTTTTACTTGCAGGTAGGAAATGATGACACGACGACAGCTGACGACGCTTCCTTATTGACGCATTTATTAAAGAAATATGAAGCGCTTATAGATCAAGTGGCGCAAGATCCAGAATTGAATCGAGTGAGAGTCTTGCCGCAGCTGCACACGTTATTGTGGGGAAATAAACGAGGCGTATAG
- the queF gene encoding preQ(1) synthase: MTTRKPEELEGVTLLGNQGTNYLFEYAPQVLETFPNKHPNRDYFVKFNCPEFTSLCPQTGQPDFATIYISYIPNEIMVESKSLKLYLFSFRNHGDFHEDCMNIIMNDLIELMDPRYIEVWGKFTPRGGISIDPYTNYGKPGTKYEEMASYRMMNHDMYPETIDNR; encoded by the coding sequence ATGACGACAAGAAAACCAGAAGAATTAGAAGGTGTCACTTTATTAGGAAACCAAGGGACCAATTATTTGTTTGAATATGCACCACAAGTGCTTGAAACGTTCCCAAATAAACATCCAAATAGAGACTATTTCGTAAAATTCAATTGCCCGGAGTTTACATCACTTTGTCCGCAAACAGGGCAGCCGGATTTTGCGACGATTTATATCAGCTATATTCCAAATGAAATCATGGTTGAGAGTAAATCGCTAAAATTATATTTGTTCAGCTTCCGTAACCATGGTGACTTCCATGAGGATTGTATGAATATCATCATGAACGATCTGATTGAATTGATGGACCCAAGGTATATTGAAGTATGGGGCAAATTCACACCAAGAGGCGGTATTTCGATTGACCCGTATACAAACTACGGAAAACCTGGAACTAAGTATGAAGAAATGGCATCGTATCGTATGATGAATCATGATATGTATCCAGAAACGATTGATAATCGCTAA
- a CDS encoding YkvS family protein yields the protein MKIAKIGNVIEFRNGLTGVVEKVNENSVIVDVTIMDNYRDLELDSLTVVNHKNYKIIKDSVH from the coding sequence TTGAAGATTGCAAAAATTGGAAATGTGATCGAATTTAGAAATGGTTTAACAGGTGTAGTTGAAAAAGTGAATGAAAACTCTGTCATTGTGGATGTCACCATCATGGACAACTATAGAGATTTAGAACTGGATTCACTAACAGTCGTTAATCATAAAAACTATAAAATCATCAAAGACTCCGTACATTAA
- a CDS encoding cell wall hydrolase — translation MIKIHTALFAILMLVAAMKMDNIQEQQGTLSHELSQAPVKHQLSYIDQDDHHKVIPAFSEGKRQPKVKMLSTSTEEKASKPKQKKQVKSETTKEANSKKQTRYSNEEMDLLSRLVHAEAKGESYAGKKAVASVVLNRVEHGSFPDSVRAVIYQRNAFQPVSNGSINDKADQDSVKAVKQVVKEHDRTTKAIYFYNPKTATDNWIRSRKIVERIGRHVFAV, via the coding sequence ATGATTAAAATTCATACAGCTCTTTTTGCCATCCTTATGCTGGTAGCAGCAATGAAGATGGACAATATACAAGAGCAGCAAGGCACATTAAGTCACGAACTTTCACAAGCACCTGTTAAGCATCAGCTTTCATATATAGATCAAGATGATCATCATAAGGTAATCCCAGCATTTTCAGAGGGGAAGCGTCAGCCGAAAGTCAAAATGCTAAGCACGTCAACAGAAGAAAAGGCTTCAAAACCGAAGCAAAAAAAACAAGTGAAGTCTGAAACGACGAAAGAGGCAAACTCCAAAAAACAAACGCGTTATTCTAATGAAGAAATGGACTTGCTTTCTCGATTGGTACATGCTGAAGCGAAAGGTGAATCTTACGCAGGGAAAAAAGCTGTAGCAAGCGTCGTCTTAAACAGGGTAGAGCATGGCTCTTTTCCTGACAGCGTCAGAGCGGTTATTTATCAGCGAAATGCCTTCCAGCCAGTATCGAATGGAAGCATCAATGATAAGGCAGATCAAGATTCCGTTAAGGCTGTGAAGCAGGTTGTGAAAGAACATGACAGAACGACAAAGGCCATTTATTTTTATAATCCAAAAACGGCGACAGATAACTGGATTCGTTCCCGTAAAATTGTAGAACGAATCGGCCGTCACGTATTTGCCGTCTAA
- a CDS encoding polysaccharide biosynthesis protein, which yields MNRFVKGVILLSVAAFIAECIEFLVNMILARELGEHGMGLYMSILPIIMLVLVIASLELPVSISKFIAESHERLHKSMLRHAFKMTLVVTCTTTGAAAIVLPFIPVFQSYHPLMKGLVLSLIPIIAFTSIARGYFMGKQQMGRIALANMLKKTIQLICLFLFFHWYSFDIETAVLIAIGVIVASDLVVFIYLYSQYVMAKNAVNVRSVELRGSDVRKRLLAVSIPTTGMRIFHAIANAVEPFLIKGALVAAGISGTLAVDHYGMLAGVAMSIGFFPAFIAHSIMIVMIPNVSEAYALGQYDLVKKRVRQAILITFGYGVPAVMVMYYFAYPLTQLFFDSPQAAVYLQLLWPYFLCHLFVMPFQACLIGMGLIKDVFLHNIWVHVVSFSMVYFLGSIESLNMMGVILGMNTGMLLLTALHYATICKELGVSMFLRMKKA from the coding sequence ATGAATCGATTTGTAAAAGGGGTCATTCTGCTATCTGTCGCAGCTTTCATTGCGGAGTGTATAGAGTTCTTAGTCAATATGATTTTAGCGAGAGAGCTTGGAGAACATGGGATGGGTCTCTACATGAGTATCCTTCCAATCATCATGCTTGTACTTGTGATCGCTAGCCTAGAGCTTCCAGTCTCCATTTCTAAATTCATTGCAGAGTCGCATGAGCGGCTTCACAAAAGTATGCTCCGCCATGCCTTTAAAATGACGCTTGTGGTGACATGTACAACCACGGGAGCAGCAGCGATTGTACTGCCTTTCATTCCTGTGTTTCAGTCGTATCATCCGCTCATGAAAGGCTTAGTGCTGTCTCTTATTCCGATTATTGCGTTTACCTCTATTGCACGCGGTTATTTTATGGGAAAGCAGCAAATGGGCAGAATCGCCCTAGCAAATATGCTGAAAAAAACGATCCAGCTCATCTGCTTGTTTTTATTTTTCCATTGGTATTCCTTTGATATTGAAACAGCGGTGCTCATCGCCATTGGGGTCATTGTTGCGAGTGATCTTGTCGTCTTTATTTATTTATACTCCCAATACGTCATGGCGAAAAATGCTGTGAATGTGAGGTCTGTTGAACTAAGAGGGAGTGACGTGAGAAAGCGCCTGTTGGCTGTTTCGATTCCGACAACTGGGATGCGCATCTTTCATGCCATCGCCAATGCCGTTGAACCTTTTTTAATCAAAGGAGCCCTCGTTGCAGCAGGTATCTCTGGAACACTGGCTGTTGATCATTATGGAATGCTTGCTGGTGTAGCCATGTCGATCGGTTTCTTCCCAGCGTTTATCGCCCATTCGATCATGATTGTGATGATTCCGAATGTATCTGAAGCCTATGCTTTAGGGCAGTATGATCTCGTGAAAAAACGTGTCAGGCAAGCGATTCTCATTACGTTTGGGTATGGGGTGCCGGCAGTGATGGTGATGTATTATTTCGCTTATCCGCTCACGCAGCTCTTTTTTGATTCACCACAAGCTGCCGTCTATCTGCAGCTGCTCTGGCCGTACTTTTTATGCCACCTGTTTGTGATGCCATTTCAAGCGTGTTTAATCGGTATGGGGCTGATTAAAGACGTGTTCCTACATAATATATGGGTGCATGTCGTCTCATTTTCTATGGTATATTTCCTCGGGTCAATTGAAAGCCTGAACATGATGGGCGTTATATTAGGAATGAACACGGGTATGCTGCTGCTGACTGCGCTGCATTATGCCACCATTTGTAAGGAGCTTGGCGTTTCGATGTTTCTTAGAATGAAAAAAGCTTGA
- the stoA gene encoding endospore biogenesis thiol-disulfide oxidoreductase StoA produces the protein MKRKYLPASLLMMTLLLFLMNTETEAKEPVMAPRIEVPTLTGETQIVPPKGKRTILHFWTTWCPSCKIELPAFEQIVKENQSDVDILTVNLLGAEQSKNAVAQFVKDRKFTFPIVLDEHGEMMKKYQIITIPTTFFINEKGEVVKNHVGPLTKKQIKEWTNS, from the coding sequence ATGAAACGTAAATATCTACCCGCCAGTCTTCTGATGATGACCCTTCTTCTATTTCTGATGAATACAGAGACAGAAGCGAAAGAACCTGTTATGGCGCCGAGGATAGAGGTTCCTACATTAACTGGTGAAACGCAAATCGTTCCGCCGAAAGGAAAACGAACAATCCTGCATTTTTGGACAACATGGTGCCCTTCCTGCAAAATAGAGCTGCCAGCCTTTGAACAGATCGTGAAAGAAAATCAAAGTGATGTCGACATTCTGACCGTTAATTTACTAGGTGCTGAACAAAGTAAAAACGCTGTCGCCCAATTTGTGAAAGACAGAAAGTTTACATTCCCGATCGTTCTTGATGAGCACGGAGAAATGATGAAGAAATATCAAATCATCACGATCCCGACCACCTTTTTTATTAATGAAAAAGGAGAAGTGGTGAAAAACCATGTAGGTCCACTGACGAAAAAACAAATCAAAGAGTGGACGAATTCGTAA
- a CDS encoding heavy metal translocating P-type ATPase translates to MNENTALYQTTKQKESKWSFYKWTQHGELMAAGISGILILIGWVLKDESMWSIPLFILAFVIGGFAKAKEGIEETISSNTLNVELLMIFAAIGSAIIGYWAEGAILIFIFSLSGALETYTSNKSKKDLTALMSIAPDEATLIEDDGTTIQIAASSLTPGDRIMIKAGERIAADGVILSGRTSVDESALTGESVPQEKGQGEDVFAGTVNLNGSLTVEVTKYNEETLFHKIIKLVESAQESVSPSQAFIEKFEGAYVKGVLITVAILMFLPHFVLGWSMSETFYRAMVFMVVASPCALVASIMPAALSLISNGARNGMLVKGSVFLEKLGTSTMIAFDKTGTITSGKPAVEKVVLAEGQEKAAFYQALYQIESQSNHPLAKAISDMAKEHQVERSAHVTIEETSGFGVKAQWNGATWRIGKKDFAGKAPMDREIEETGDLLSEKGYTVVYVQKDEEVVGCLGLKDQIRPEAKKMIQELNDLGIQTVMLTGDQQKTAEAIAQEAGIQTVVAECLPDEKVHEVNQLKKQGNSIIMVGDGINDAPALATADVGVAMGGGTDVALETADLILMKNNLNNLTKMIRLSRKMNRIIKQNIIFSLTVICLLICANFLQVLDLPFGVIGHEGSTILVILNGLRLLRAS, encoded by the coding sequence ATGAATGAGAATACAGCACTTTATCAAACGACAAAACAAAAGGAATCGAAATGGTCCTTTTACAAATGGACACAGCACGGAGAATTAATGGCAGCAGGGATCTCGGGAATTCTCATCTTGATTGGGTGGGTTCTAAAGGATGAAAGCATGTGGAGTATCCCTCTTTTCATCCTTGCTTTTGTTATTGGAGGTTTTGCAAAGGCGAAAGAAGGGATCGAAGAAACCATTTCGTCTAATACACTGAATGTAGAACTTTTAATGATTTTCGCAGCGATAGGCTCAGCTATTATTGGATATTGGGCAGAGGGTGCCATCTTAATTTTTATTTTTTCATTGAGCGGTGCGCTTGAAACGTATACGTCAAATAAAAGCAAGAAAGATTTAACAGCTTTAATGAGTATCGCACCAGATGAAGCGACTTTAATTGAAGACGATGGCACAACCATTCAAATCGCTGCTTCATCATTAACACCGGGCGACCGTATTATGATCAAAGCTGGCGAGCGTATTGCAGCAGATGGTGTGATCCTGAGCGGGAGAACAAGTGTGGACGAATCTGCACTCACTGGTGAATCGGTTCCTCAGGAAAAAGGGCAAGGGGAGGACGTGTTTGCAGGAACTGTGAACTTAAATGGTTCTTTAACAGTAGAAGTAACGAAATATAATGAAGAGACGCTTTTTCATAAAATTATTAAGCTTGTTGAATCCGCTCAAGAAAGTGTTTCGCCAAGCCAAGCATTCATTGAAAAATTTGAAGGTGCATATGTAAAAGGTGTGTTAATCACCGTCGCTATTTTAATGTTCCTGCCTCATTTTGTACTCGGCTGGAGCATGAGTGAAACCTTTTACCGGGCAATGGTGTTTATGGTGGTTGCTTCACCTTGTGCGCTTGTTGCATCCATTATGCCAGCCGCTCTTTCACTTATCTCAAACGGCGCAAGAAACGGGATGCTTGTAAAAGGAAGCGTCTTTTTAGAAAAATTAGGCACAAGCACCATGATCGCTTTTGATAAAACGGGGACGATTACAAGCGGGAAGCCAGCTGTAGAAAAGGTTGTGCTGGCTGAAGGACAAGAGAAAGCTGCTTTTTATCAGGCGCTTTATCAAATTGAAAGTCAATCAAACCACCCATTAGCGAAAGCGATCTCTGATATGGCAAAAGAGCACCAAGTAGAAAGATCAGCACACGTCACCATTGAAGAAACCTCGGGCTTTGGTGTAAAAGCACAATGGAATGGAGCAACGTGGCGCATAGGGAAGAAAGATTTTGCCGGCAAGGCTCCTATGGACCGAGAGATTGAAGAGACGGGTGATCTTCTTTCTGAAAAAGGATATACAGTGGTGTATGTTCAAAAGGATGAAGAAGTCGTTGGCTGCCTTGGCCTTAAGGATCAAATTAGACCTGAAGCTAAAAAAATGATTCAAGAGCTGAATGATTTAGGCATTCAAACGGTCATGCTCACAGGAGATCAACAAAAAACGGCTGAAGCCATTGCGCAGGAAGCTGGCATCCAAACAGTTGTCGCTGAGTGTCTTCCAGATGAAAAGGTACATGAGGTCAATCAACTTAAAAAACAAGGTAACTCGATCATCATGGTAGGAGACGGAATAAATGATGCACCGGCACTCGCCACAGCAGATGTTGGCGTTGCGATGGGCGGGGGCACTGACGTTGCCTTAGAAACAGCGGATCTCATTTTAATGAAGAACAATTTAAATAACCTAACAAAGATGATCCGCCTTTCAAGAAAGATGAATAGAATCATTAAGCAAAACATCATTTTCTCATTAACGGTGATTTGTCTGTTAATTTGTGCGAATTTCTTACAAGTGCTTGATTTGCCTTTTGGCGTCATCGGGCATGAAGGAAGTACGATTTTGGTCATTTTAAATGGACTGCGACTGCTTCGTGCATCTTAA
- a CDS encoding M24 family metallopeptidase, with protein sequence MNRMKSLSSWLKKKDIQGAFIHTKENVFYLSGYFTEPHERVMGLFVFQEADPFFILPKMEVEQAKNAGWSGDIIGYEDHENPFDFIQSAVEKRGVRAARLAIEKESIPLQRAEQLQAATGAETFVRAEEELNQLRLIKDESEIATLKKAAQLADEGVKIGVNALKEGITETEVLAVIEYELKKKGIQGMSFSTMVLFGEKSGEPHGNPGQAALKKGDFVLFDLGVIVDGYCSDITRTFIYQEASDKQKDIYQTVLNAEMAAIEMSQPGVRIGDLDLKARGLITEAGYGEYFPHRLGHGLGVSVHEFPSMSQANDDLLQEGMVYTIEPGIYVPGVGGVRIEDDVLITADGPVTLTNYPKELTIIK encoded by the coding sequence ATGAACCGAATGAAGAGCTTGTCTTCTTGGCTAAAGAAAAAAGATATTCAAGGTGCATTTATACATACAAAGGAAAATGTGTTTTATCTATCTGGATACTTCACAGAGCCGCACGAAAGAGTGATGGGGCTGTTTGTGTTTCAAGAGGCAGATCCATTTTTTATTTTGCCTAAGATGGAAGTGGAGCAGGCGAAGAATGCTGGATGGTCAGGCGATATCATTGGTTATGAAGACCATGAGAACCCATTTGATTTCATTCAGTCAGCAGTAGAAAAACGAGGTGTACGAGCGGCTCGACTTGCGATTGAAAAAGAGTCGATTCCGCTTCAAAGAGCAGAGCAGCTCCAAGCTGCCACTGGGGCGGAAACTTTCGTCAGGGCAGAAGAAGAGCTCAATCAGTTAAGACTGATTAAAGATGAATCTGAAATTGCTACACTGAAAAAAGCCGCTCAATTGGCAGATGAAGGGGTAAAAATTGGGGTGAACGCCTTAAAAGAAGGAATCACCGAAACTGAAGTGCTCGCTGTCATTGAATATGAGTTAAAGAAAAAAGGCATTCAAGGCATGTCCTTTTCGACGATGGTTCTCTTTGGCGAAAAATCAGGCGAGCCCCACGGAAATCCAGGGCAGGCAGCCTTAAAAAAAGGCGATTTTGTGTTATTTGACCTTGGTGTGATTGTCGATGGGTATTGTTCAGACATTACAAGAACATTCATCTATCAAGAAGCTTCTGACAAGCAAAAAGACATCTACCAAACCGTCTTGAACGCAGAAATGGCAGCAATTGAAATGAGCCAGCCAGGCGTGAGAATTGGAGACTTGGACTTAAAAGCACGAGGGCTGATCACAGAAGCGGGATATGGGGAGTACTTCCCGCACCGTCTTGGGCATGGTCTCGGGGTGTCTGTTCATGAGTTTCCTTCTATGAGCCAGGCAAATGACGACCTTCTCCAAGAAGGCATGGTCTATACGATCGAGCCAGGTATTTATGTCCCAGGAGTCGGCGGCGTGAGAATTGAAGATGATGTACTGATCACAGCAGATGGTCCAGTCACCTTAACCAATTATCCAAAAGAGCTGACGATCATCAAGTAA
- a CDS encoding LacI family DNA-binding transcriptional regulator, with the protein MSNIREIAKKAGVSVTTVSRVMNDHPYVKEEKRERVLHAMKELKYTRNIQAVHLAKGYSNMFGIVLPTIDHSYFSGLVTGIAEKAQARGLHFALFQTGYDPIKEKEALMSLKERRVDGLIFCSNALSDRDILKWQESGPIIFCHPTPHDDCSAVSIAHDQALKEGLHHLAACGHERIAIVLARTEGANSQTRLQAYQDMMQSLGQDIDEEWIIEGKLTLFDGKQLFTEWQGMKNRPTALLITNDDVSAGFLLEAQRHHIKVGESPAILGFQNEQLSEALGISSIEIPLKQMGQEAFDLYDRALKGEAPEKRVLSFRLIERTTTVLKNNR; encoded by the coding sequence ATGTCAAATATAAGGGAGATTGCGAAAAAAGCGGGCGTATCTGTGACAACCGTATCACGTGTGATGAATGATCATCCTTATGTCAAAGAAGAAAAACGAGAGCGTGTGCTGCATGCGATGAAAGAGCTCAAGTATACGAGAAACATTCAGGCTGTGCATTTAGCAAAGGGCTACTCTAATATGTTCGGAATCGTTCTTCCAACGATTGATCACTCCTATTTCAGCGGACTTGTCACAGGCATTGCCGAGAAAGCACAGGCACGCGGCCTGCACTTTGCCTTGTTTCAAACGGGGTATGATCCAATAAAGGAAAAAGAAGCTTTGATGAGCTTAAAGGAGCGGCGTGTGGACGGTTTAATCTTTTGCTCAAATGCGCTAAGTGATCGAGACATCTTAAAGTGGCAGGAATCCGGCCCCATTATTTTTTGTCATCCTACACCACATGATGACTGTTCAGCGGTGTCGATTGCACATGATCAAGCATTGAAAGAAGGGCTTCATCATTTAGCGGCATGCGGGCACGAGCGAATTGCGATCGTTCTTGCCAGAACAGAAGGAGCGAATAGCCAAACGCGCCTTCAAGCTTATCAAGATATGATGCAATCGCTTGGGCAGGACATTGATGAGGAATGGATCATTGAAGGGAAGTTAACACTTTTTGATGGGAAGCAATTATTTACAGAATGGCAGGGGATGAAAAATCGTCCCACAGCATTACTGATCACAAATGACGACGTGTCAGCAGGCTTTTTATTAGAAGCGCAGCGTCACCATATAAAAGTAGGGGAATCACCCGCCATACTCGGCTTTCAAAACGAACAATTGAGTGAGGCTTTAGGGATTTCCAGCATTGAAATTCCACTCAAACAAATGGGGCAGGAAGCATTTGACTTGTACGACCGGGCGTTAAAGGGAGAAGCACCAGAAAAACGAGTGCTGTCATTTCGCCTCATAGAGCGAACAACCACCGTTTTGAAAAACAATCGTTGA